GGCAGAAGCATCCGTCATGTCCTTAGGCTCATATGAAAAAGCCGGTTTTGATAAGTCTAAGCTAATTAAGTGCAATACCGTATTAAgagaaattagtaaaaataagcTACCTGTGATTGGATATTTTAATGggttgttaaattataataaacagaaatgCTGTGAAAAAATTTACGTTCtagataataattgtaataatttactgGGCTTAAGGGCATGTGTTACTTTGAAATTAATTGCAAGAGTGCACCAAGTGTCTCTTGAACTTGAGAAATATGAATCGGTATTTGAAGGTATAGGTTGCCTGCCTACTATTTGTAAAATAGTTGTTGATAAAGCGATATTACCCGTTGTGAGCGCCTCGCGAAAAATACCAATGAAATTGCGGCCTCGTTTAAAAGAAGAATTGGACAACatggtaaaattaaacattattaaaaaagaagatgGGCCTACAGATTGGGTGTCGAACATTGTCATTGTCGAAAAACCGGATAAAAAACTTCGCGTTTGTTTAGATCCTCGCAATTTAAATCAGGCCATTAAACGGAGCCATTTTCAGTTGCCCACGTTAGACGAAATGGCGAGCAATCTTTCAGGAGCGAAATATTTTTCGAAATGTGACGCAAAGAATGGGTTTTGGATGATTAAGTTAGAGGAATCTAGTTCTAAGTTGTGTACTTTTTCAACGCCGTATGGAAGATATAGATTTTTACGGATGCCCTTTGGAATTAACTGTGCTCCTGAGATATTTCACaatgaaatggttaaaatatttaaaatggaagGTGTGGAAGTGTTCATAGATGACATTTTGATTTGGGGTCGGACGAAAGAAGAGCATGATAGCCGGCTGATAGAAGTAATGAGAAGAGCAGTCGATAGTGGTgtcaaattcaataaaaataaatgtgtcttTGGGGTTAGTCAGGTAACTTTTTTGGGCCATATATTTAACTCGACGGGTATATCGCCTGATAAAAACAGAATAAGTGCCATCGAAAATATGCAGAAACCGACGGATAAAAAAGGATTAGAGCGATTTCTAGGAgttacaaattatttgtctagaTTCATACCCCGGTACTCGGAACTTTCGGCACCGTTGCGTGAATTATtgggtaaaaatattaattttgagtgGTCAGACTATTATGATAAGgcttttaacttattaaaatcaaaaatcagCACGGCTCCAGTATTGAAATATTACAACCCCGAAGAGGCGGTGACAGTGTCCGTGGACGCGAGCGCGCGCGGGCTTGGCGCGTGCCTGCTGCAGGGCGGCCGGCCCGTGGCGTACGCGGCGCGCACGCTCACCGCCACGGAGCAGCGCTGGGCGCAGATCGAGAAGGAATTGCTCGCGGTCGTCTTTGGGTGCACGCGGTTTCATCAATATATTTACGGGCATAACAAAGTTACAGTGGAAAGTGATCATAAACCGCTTGagtcaatttttaaaaaatctttaaatgagGCACCATGAGCTCGACTTCAAcgaatgttgttaaaattgcaACATTATTGTATTAAGTTACAGTATAAACCgggaaaaatgttatttatagcGGACACTTTATCCCGAGCTGCGACAGAGCAGGGGTCCGATGAAGACATTTGTAAAGATGTGATGGTGCACGTGAACACCCTTTATGAGAATGTGGAAGCTAACCccgaaatgataaataaaatacgagaaGAAACAGGAAAAGATAAAACATTGAGAGCGGTCGGTGAATATTACAAAAATGGTTGGCCGGATAATAAAAGAGAAACAGATATGGCTGTGAGGCAATATTGGGCCGTTCGAAGTGAGCTTCACGTGGTAAAAGGAATTTTGTTCAGAAACAATCGAGTCGTCATGCCGTCAGCACTTCGAAAGGAAATGCTGAAGCGTATTCACGAAGGCCATATGGGTGTGGAAAAATGTCAACGTCGTGCCCGTGACGTCATGTGGTGGCCCGGGATGAGCACTGACATCCAGCACGCGGTGCAGGACTGCGACACGTGTCAGCGGCACCGCGCGGCCAGCCCTCGGGAGCCGCTGGCGCCGCACCCCGTGCCGGCGCTGCCGTGGGAAGTCTTAGCGGCAGACATATTTGAGttgcaaaataaatactatttactcGTAGTagattattattctaaatttgtCGAAGTTGTTAATCTTTCCAATTTAACTAGTGCGTCAGTTATAAATGTATTCAGAGATATTTTCAGTAGATTTGGTATTCCAAAAAGGCTCGTGACTGACAATGCTGGCCAATTCTGTTcggaacaatttaaattatttactaataattgGGGTTTCACACATGTAACGAGTTCTCCGTTGTATCCCCGGTCCAACGGGCTCGCCGAACGGAACGTTCGGACTATAAAAACTATGATGTGTAAGTCATACGAAAGTGGCGAAGACTGGAAACTATCGCTATTAAATTTTCGAAATACACCACTTTCTGGAGAAAAGTGGTCACCGGCGCAGCTTTTAATGAGTCGTCGGTTAAATACTCGTTTGCCCTCTAGAAATACTCAGTTAAAACCTAAAACTGTTAATCCGCAGTTAATGTTAGACAATCGTGCTGAacgaataaaacaatataagtcATACTATGACCGAGGAACTAAAAGTTTAATACCATTATCTCAAAACGATCCGGTtcgaatgaaacaaaataaaatatgggtCAAGTCTCGTATTTTGCGTCCAGCACAAGAAAAACGATCGTATTGGGTACAAACTGAAAACGGTGGCGTTTATAGACGTAATAGGCAACATTTGATGAAAATACCAAGTCGAGGAAACGATGCCGATCGAATTAACAATTGCCCTGGCTTGGATTGGGATAGTTTTAACTTCGCGCCAACGGGTAATACCACTCCGGCCACGGAGCCGAACGTGGCGCGTTCACCGCGACCACCGCCGGCCCATCGGGTAACAAGCAGTGGTCGAGTTGTACGATCGCCCATTCGTTTTGCCAGCGAATATAACTATTAGGTATCTATCTTTGAACACGTTTTAATGCTTTATACTATAAATCCAATGTAATAATCTTAGTCTAAGTgtaataatctaaaatattattttaaaataagtaagtcTAGCTAGCTTTGTCTTAAAATTAAGCTAAGTTTAGATatgttaatacaataataataataataattggtacATATAGATTTTCATAACCTACTATGAGTGCatgacaatatatatatttttatagaaaaaaggaAGAAGATGTAATAACGATAATAATGttacttacctatttaaatattttgatcataaggtgatatataattaaatatattagactTATTATAAGGGGGGAGATGTTGTgggtattattacaataatatacttatgaggGTAGGCCTTAAGGTTATTCAATAAATGATTCAGTCATTTTCCAATAATGGTTTGATTTAGACCTATTACTATAACAATTTGTTTCCTTATAACATCGTACGTTGCATAAAAACAATCAGATACCCGCCGAGCGGCAAGCAGCTAGGTTGTGTGAACGTGTCTCGATTTCGATCAAGTAAGTAACAAAATCCTTTACGAAATTTTTGATTCCTGCTGTCTATATTTGTTATtctctaaatttttttaacctCGAACGTTCATAAtgtatctaattttaatttgcaatatCGTTTTATTCTGCTATTGATATCCACTAATggcgattttaattttaattgaaaaacataCCATGGGGCAGGTGGTTACAATTTTTCGGGGTAAGTTGTTACATGTAACAAATTGCCTCAGACCTTGTATTACCTTTCATCTCATTGACTATCATTTAGAAATTACTACGTtgtacttaaaaattataataaaaggcGGTAGTATTCTTTAGTATGGCGAAAAATTGAAGCTTTCGTTCCGACGGGCGCATCCTTGCTTTTTAAAACAATGGTtcatctttaaattattttttaaattttaaatactcattgtttttttttaagaatgagAAACTACAAAAGAAAAACGGAAAGAGGTACAACTAGTAAAGAAGTTTATGAATCTGCTGCGGCAGAAGTACTGCAGAATAAAACGAGCATTCGTAAAGCAAGCGAAATGTTTAATTTGTGTCCGATGTCCTTATCCAGGTATGtcagaaaaaacaaaaacaacgaaTCTTGTTCATTGGGTTACGTTAAACCTAAATTGGTATTCTCACAAGAAGCCGAAcataaattagcttcttatctAATCAAAAGTTCAgaaatatattttggtttactacCAACTGAAGTCCGAAAACTAGCTTACCAATGTGCAGTAAAActcgatttaaaaaatattccctCCAGCTGGATCCAAAATAATATGGCTGGGCCGGACTGGTTTAAAAGTTTTATGCACAGAAATCCTCAACTATCTCTAAGAACACCAGAAGCTACATCTTTGAGTAGAGCAACGTCATTCAACAGAACCAACGTTAAAGACTTTTTTGACAAACTGCAATTCTTATTCCAAAAATATGAATTCACTGTTTCACGCATATGGAACGTTGACGAAACGGGTGTCACAACGGTACAGAAGCCTAAAAAAATAGTTGCTGCTCGTGGTCAAAAACAGGTCGGTGCGATCACATCTGCCGAAAGAGGAGTACTTGTAACGCTTGCATGTGCCATAAATGCTGCTGGAAATTCAGTGCCGCCGATGTTCGTTTTTCCCAGAATAAGATACACTGATCTATTTCTTCGTGCTGGACCATCAGAAGCGATAGGAGCAGGCAATTCTTCAGGATGGATGAAAGaagtagaatttttaaaattcttggatcattttcaaaattacgatatagatattataattactcaTAAATGTTATAAGACTGTTTAAACTGTTTGACTGTCTTTTGTTCATAacgttttgaaataattaaaaataaatgatttatcatcgatgattttgtttatttacctactGTAACATCGTGCCCCGAAGCTGTAATAACTAGCCCCAAGTCAGGGGTTAGTTGTTACAATCGACTTATTTGATTAATTGTccattgtgaaaaaaattacgtaaattttaatatttttccaataatattttactagctgaaTAGACATACTAACGGTAAAAGCAATCAAATGTATCCATTATTTGATAGTTTTTGTGATATTGGTAATTATCTAAAAATTGTAACAACGTGCCCCCCGCTCCcctacttataattccgagcgcttaatgatgaataccggtgtacggataaacccgtctgggtttttgttacgccgtaacagatattgttatgttaacataaaaaaaaaatgtatattttcattaaataaataaattaaataaataaactttctgaAATTATGTACCTAAGAATAAACACTTAGGCTGGAAGTCATAAATAACCCCCCTGCCTACCTTTggtcaaaatatatgtatgcaAGAAGTGTTCATATATTAGAGAAACTGTTTTGCTTACTTTATATTTACGTGATTGTATTTAAACACACACGTGATGGAATGCATAAgtcatattatgtatttacgaGCTACGAGCTCCCGTCCTCCACCAATcgctactactacaaaaaaaatgtgtttctaAACTTGACAACCTGGAAACGTCACTATTTGTCACCCGATTTGAAAAAGGAGGAGGCATTTagactttatgtttttttttgtatggtcaaagtcaagtcaaatatttctttattcaaataggcacaaagatggcacttttgatgcgtacattaaatgtaaaatatgaaatacattGGAAACCGATTTTCatggttattttttgtttggtatatcATACCTTAGAGGTTGTCCCATTTTAATTGAATGAGGATCTATTAACGGGATCCTGGAAAAATCATGAAAACTCTTCAAATGTTATAGGCGCActatagcgattttttttaaattgttacttgaGCATTTTCTTATAATAAAGGAGTTTGATGGAATTGGCTAAACAAGTTAAGTATAGCTTTTTTGGCGATTACTATGATAACACCGTGTCCATTAGATTCACGTAGCCTTTTCTGCAGCTGATTACAGCTTTATCCGTTTGTGAAAACCCTACACGATCTGGGATTGTGtgcaatttgttttataatatgtgataATGTGGAGAGATCATTCGGAGCAGACAGAAGTGCCCGCCAGTTGCAgtttctccttcttcttcttcttcttcttctgttcctgggccttttccgcacttggttggtctgggaccgtccgttgtacgtatggccactgatgcggctccccgctggatcactccagccagccgagctcgctccaaaagcttagcaggccgcccaggtcgccgagtgcttcatggagtgttgctgaggagccaaggtgtgctgcgcgttgttctgctactccgttgcattggagcattacgtgtatcggtgtttcctccgcctccatgcatgctctgcagagagggctgtcagttatacctaaaatggaaaggtgtttgtttagtgggcagtgccctgttatcatacctacaactgtccttagtttaggtcgattcagttgcagtaattttgttgttagtcgtgggttgagaactggtacggcctccttcgtgtgtttgcactcttttgttttagaccatagtaccgagtgtgatgtttgcgtctggttgtggagccatgttttgtattca
The sequence above is a segment of the Pararge aegeria chromosome Z, ilParAegt1.1, whole genome shotgun sequence genome. Coding sequences within it:
- the LOC120636292 gene encoding uncharacterized protein LOC120636292 yields the protein MRNYKRKTERGTTSKEVYESAAAEVLQNKTSIRKASEMFNLCPMSLSRYVRKNKNNESCSLGYVKPKLVFSQEAEHKLASYLIKSSEIYFGLLPTEVRKLAYQCAVKLDLKNIPSSWIQNNMAGPDWFKSFMHRNPQLSLRTPEATSLSRATSFNRTNVKDFFDKLQFLFQKYEFTVSRIWNVDETGVTTVQKPKKIVAARGQKQVGAITSAERGVLVTLACAINAAGNSVPPMFVFPRIRYTDLFLRAGPSEAIGAGNSSGWMKEIHVAFSAADYSFIRL
- the LOC120636291 gene encoding uncharacterized protein K02A2.6-like, which produces MLFIADTLSRAATEQGSDEDICKDVMVHVNTLYENVEANPEMINKIREETGKDKTLRAVGEYYKNGWPDNKRETDMAVRQYWAVRSELHVVKGILFRNNRVVMPSALRKEMLKRIHEGHMGVEKCQRRARDVMWWPGMSTDIQHAVQDCDTCQRHRAASPREPLAPHPVPALPWEVLAADIFELQNKYYLLVVDYYSKFVEVVNLSNLTSASVINVFRDIFSRFGIPKRLVTDNAGQFCSEQFKLFTNNWGFTHVTSSPLYPRSNGLAERNVRTIKTMMCKSYESGEDWKLSLLNFRNTPLSGEKWSPAQLLMSRRLNTRLPSRNTQLKPKTVNPQLMLDNRAERIKQYKSYYDRGTKSLIPLSQNDPVRMKQNKIWVKSRILRPAQEKRSYWVQTENGGVYRRNRQHLMKIPSRGNDADRINNCPGLDWDSFNFAPTGNTTPATEPNVARSPRPPPAHRVTSSGRVVRSPIRFASEYNY